One genomic window of Candidatus Zymogenaceae bacterium includes the following:
- a CDS encoding cupin domain-containing protein: MGGIDMFIRNISDIENITAEDKSVLKEVLSPLKDRIDVGYSLAYAVVGPGRETLPHRLKTLSEVFIIIEGVGIISIEHEERPVTPGTVVHVPPGKLQYLKNTGEKDLVFYCIVDPPWKMEEEVVVV, from the coding sequence ATGGGGGGCATTGACATGTTCATCAGGAATATTTCAGACATCGAGAACATCACCGCGGAAGACAAGTCCGTCCTCAAGGAGGTGCTTTCACCTCTGAAGGACCGGATAGACGTAGGGTACAGCCTCGCCTACGCCGTGGTGGGACCGGGAAGGGAGACCCTCCCCCATCGCCTCAAGACCTTGAGCGAGGTATTCATCATCATCGAGGGGGTCGGCATCATCTCTATCGAGCATGAGGAGCGCCCCGTCACCCCCGGCACGGTGGTTCATGTCCCGCCGGGGAAGCTGCAGTATCTGAAAAACACCGGGGAAAAAGACCTGGTTTTCTATTGTATCGTTGATCCTCCATGGAAAATGGAGGAGGAAGTGGTAGTGGTATGA
- a CDS encoding amidohydrolase — translation MTQRTEADIIITGGTILTMADPEVIESGAIVVEDGDIVFTGTAADAKERFTAPTVIDASGCVVIPGLVNGHTHAAMTLLRGIADDLPLEQWLHNYIFPAEAGNLDDNFVYWGTSLACAEMLLGGVTTFCDMYLFEDSAARAARDMGMRGVLGEVLYDFDSPNYGPIEKGFEYTETFINTWKDDPLITPSVQPHALDTCAPELLVRAKEIADTYGVPLIAHVAETTGNREYVVEKYGASSFVYLEKLGVLGENFVADHAVWVDDEEMEIMAERGVSVITNPESNMKLASGWAPIHKYLERGVTVGLGTDGAASNNNLDLMGEMDTLAKLHKVYDTNPTHLDAKTVLSLATIEGARALGLGDQTGSLVVGKKADIVVLDFNKPHLIPMYDPFSHIVYAAMASDARDVVVGGVIRVRERRLVNTDLERIIAHARQLAGRVRASLK, via the coding sequence ATGACACAACGAACAGAAGCAGATATTATCATCACCGGCGGCACAATTCTGACCATGGCCGACCCCGAGGTGATCGAATCCGGGGCAATCGTGGTGGAAGACGGCGACATCGTCTTCACAGGCACGGCCGCCGATGCCAAAGAAAGGTTTACCGCCCCCACCGTCATCGACGCATCGGGCTGCGTGGTGATCCCCGGCCTCGTCAACGGACACACCCACGCCGCCATGACCCTCCTGAGGGGCATCGCAGACGACCTGCCCCTGGAACAATGGCTTCATAATTACATCTTTCCCGCCGAGGCGGGGAATCTGGACGATAATTTCGTCTACTGGGGGACCTCCCTCGCCTGCGCGGAGATGCTCCTGGGGGGCGTCACCACCTTCTGCGACATGTATCTCTTCGAGGATTCGGCGGCCCGGGCCGCCCGTGACATGGGGATGCGGGGGGTCCTGGGGGAGGTGCTGTACGATTTCGACTCCCCGAACTACGGCCCCATCGAAAAGGGGTTCGAATACACCGAGACCTTCATCAACACATGGAAGGACGACCCCCTCATCACGCCGTCGGTCCAGCCCCACGCCCTGGATACCTGCGCCCCGGAGCTCTTGGTTCGGGCAAAGGAGATCGCGGATACATACGGTGTGCCGCTGATCGCCCACGTGGCGGAAACCACGGGCAACCGGGAGTACGTCGTGGAAAAATACGGCGCCTCGTCCTTCGTCTACCTGGAGAAGCTCGGCGTGCTGGGGGAGAATTTCGTGGCGGACCACGCCGTGTGGGTGGACGACGAGGAGATGGAGATCATGGCGGAAAGGGGCGTATCGGTCATCACCAATCCGGAGAGCAACATGAAGCTGGCCTCGGGGTGGGCGCCGATACACAAATACCTCGAGCGGGGCGTTACCGTAGGCCTCGGCACCGACGGCGCAGCCAGCAACAACAACCTGGACCTGATGGGAGAGATGGACACCCTGGCGAAGCTCCACAAGGTATATGACACCAACCCGACCCACCTCGACGCCAAAACGGTCCTGAGCCTTGCCACCATCGAGGGAGCCCGGGCCCTGGGCCTGGGGGACCAGACGGGGAGCCTCGTCGTCGGGAAAAAGGCAGATATCGTCGTCCTCGATTTCAACAAGCCGCATCTGATCCCGATGTACGATCCCTTCTCACACATCGTGTACGCCGCCATGGCGTCCGATGCGAGGGATGTGGTTGTCGGGGGCGTGATTCGTGTGAGGGAACGACGGCTGGTCAATACCGATCTGGAGAGAATTATTGCACACGCACGGCAGCTGGCGGGACGCGTCCGCGCGTCGTTGAAGTAA
- a CDS encoding amidohydrolase: protein MSRNVDLIVKGGPILTFDENDSIHINGLVAIDDGSIVFVGEEMDTTEEYIADDTVDVEGDLIMPGLINGHTHAAMSVMRGYADDMPLKKWLEDYIFPAEKMLMSDDMVYWGTLLSSAEMMRSGITTVADAYLFQESAVRAFRRSGMRAVCAQGIMDFPTPQWEDTDAMFEVAGEFLKNHAGRDASDLIVPALFVHAPYTCSPEVYLRAKELAGEFDVRLFTHLAETKDEINQIKERYDTTPVRLLGKEGVLSDRLSAVHAVWVDPEEIEILAEHGTAVIHCPGSNAKLASGTAPIVSYIEAGIPVGLGTDGPASNNRQDLFYEMDLCAKEQKQARQDPGIMKAKMVLAMALYLGAEALGLEETIGSLEAGKAADIIVMDLSRPHCSPLFNYPSHLVYTARGFDVKTTIIGGRVVYHWGRFFTFDESEAISKVFEIAGRL, encoded by the coding sequence ATGAGCAGAAACGTTGATCTCATCGTCAAGGGCGGTCCGATCCTGACATTCGACGAAAACGACTCCATCCATATAAACGGCCTCGTCGCCATTGATGACGGGAGCATCGTTTTCGTGGGCGAGGAGATGGACACGACCGAGGAATACATCGCGGACGACACGGTGGACGTGGAGGGTGATCTGATCATGCCCGGCCTCATTAACGGCCACACCCATGCCGCCATGTCGGTCATGCGGGGCTACGCCGACGACATGCCCCTTAAGAAATGGCTGGAGGACTACATCTTCCCGGCCGAGAAAATGCTCATGAGTGACGACATGGTCTACTGGGGGACGCTTCTTTCGTCCGCCGAGATGATGAGAAGCGGCATTACCACCGTGGCCGATGCATACCTGTTCCAGGAGTCCGCCGTCCGGGCCTTTCGCCGATCGGGGATGCGGGCGGTGTGTGCCCAGGGAATCATGGATTTTCCTACCCCCCAGTGGGAGGATACCGACGCGATGTTCGAGGTCGCCGGGGAATTTCTCAAAAACCATGCCGGAAGAGACGCCTCGGACCTGATCGTCCCGGCTCTGTTCGTCCACGCCCCCTATACCTGCAGTCCGGAAGTCTACCTGAGGGCCAAGGAGCTGGCGGGTGAATTCGACGTGCGCCTGTTTACGCACCTTGCCGAGACGAAGGACGAGATCAATCAAATAAAAGAGAGATACGACACCACCCCCGTACGACTCCTCGGGAAAGAAGGTGTTCTCTCCGATCGCCTGAGCGCCGTTCACGCCGTCTGGGTGGATCCCGAAGAGATCGAGATCCTCGCGGAACACGGCACGGCGGTGATACACTGCCCCGGAAGCAACGCGAAGCTGGCCTCCGGAACGGCGCCTATCGTCTCCTACATCGAGGCGGGAATCCCCGTGGGCCTGGGAACCGACGGCCCCGCCAGCAACAACCGCCAGGACCTGTTCTACGAGATGGACCTGTGCGCCAAGGAGCAAAAACAGGCCCGTCAGGACCCCGGGATCATGAAGGCCAAGATGGTGCTCGCCATGGCGCTCTATCTGGGCGCCGAGGCGTTGGGCCTTGAGGAAACCATCGGCTCCCTTGAGGCGGGAAAGGCGGCGGATATCATCGTCATGGACCTCTCCCGCCCCCACTGCTCGCCCCTGTTCAACTATCCGTCGCACCTTGTCTATACCGCCCGGGGATTCGACGTCAAGACGACCATCATCGGCGGCCGGGTGGTCTATCACTGGGGGAGGTTTTTCACCTTCGATGAATCCGAGGCCATATCAAAGGTGTTCGAGATCGCCGGAAGGCTGTGA
- a CDS encoding purine-nucleoside phosphorylase has protein sequence MKRTGVSPDDVKTLGADIRRAAQYAASRTSLTPRRGVILGTGLGDFTEKIKIDVSIPYEDIPGFPISTVTGHAGVMHLGTLPGKEGDIPLVVLDGRFHLYEGYRPAQIATPIRVLKLLGVETLVITNASGGLNPNFKAGEIMLITDHINYTGHDPLIGENLDEIGGRFPDMTRAYDPEYREIAVGEAMRLGILLHRGVYIGIKGPSLETPAETRLLRSLGGDATGMSTVLEVIAAVHAGMKVLGFSIISNMNLPDCMEPILLEDILKTMKSAAPKLNELIHATLDRINTESHP, from the coding sequence ATGAAAAGAACGGGCGTCTCCCCCGACGATGTAAAGACGCTGGGTGCCGATATCCGCAGGGCCGCACAATACGCGGCGTCCCGGACGTCGCTGACGCCCCGCCGCGGGGTCATCCTGGGCACCGGCCTGGGAGACTTCACAGAAAAAATAAAGATCGATGTCTCCATACCCTACGAAGACATCCCCGGCTTTCCGATCTCCACCGTCACGGGGCACGCGGGCGTCATGCACCTGGGTACGCTCCCGGGAAAAGAGGGAGACATCCCCCTCGTGGTCCTGGACGGCCGCTTTCATCTCTATGAGGGATACCGGCCCGCCCAGATCGCCACGCCGATTCGCGTTCTGAAACTCCTGGGTGTCGAAACCCTGGTCATCACCAACGCCTCGGGGGGCCTGAACCCGAACTTCAAGGCGGGCGAGATCATGCTGATAACGGATCACATCAACTACACCGGTCACGATCCGCTCATCGGAGAAAATCTGGACGAGATCGGCGGGCGCTTTCCCGACATGACCCGCGCCTACGATCCCGAATATCGAGAGATCGCCGTCGGAGAGGCGATGAGGCTGGGAATACTCCTCCATCGGGGGGTATACATCGGAATTAAGGGACCGAGCCTGGAGACGCCGGCGGAAACGAGGCTTTTACGGTCCCTGGGAGGGGACGCCACCGGCATGTCGACCGTTCTGGAGGTGATCGCGGCGGTGCACGCGGGGATGAAGGTCCTCGGATTTTCGATTATCTCCAACATGAACCTGCCCGATTGTATGGAGCCGATACTTTTGGAGGACATCCTGAAAACGATGAAGTCGGCCGCGCCGAAATTGAATGAACTCATACACGCAACCCTTGACAGAATCAATACAGAATCACACCCATGA